The genomic segment AAATGCTTTTTAGTTGGTTATTCAATGGGTGGAAGATTAGCCTTATACCTAACTTTATATTTTCCTGAGCGTTTTGACAAAGTTATCTTAGAATCAGCATCTCCAGGTTTAGTTACAGAACAAGAACGAATAGAAAGAATTAAAAAAGATGAACAAATAGCCAGAAAACTCTTAAGATGTGTTTCTAAGAGTGAATTTCGAGAATTTTTATTAAACTGGTATAATCAGCCAATTTTTGGTTCTATCAAAAATCATCCAGGATTTGACAGAATGTTAGCCAGCCGATTACAAAATCAACCGCTTGAGTTAGCTAAATCACTCAGAATTATGGGGACAGGTAGTCAACTGTCGTTATGGCATAAACTCGAAAAGAATACAGTCTTTTTGCTTTTACTAGTAGGTCATAATGATGATAAGTTTATCAATATCAATACAGAAATGGCGATAAAATGCCCATTTGCTCAATTAAAAATAATTAGTAATTCTGCTCATAATATTCATTTAGAAAATACTCCAGAATTTGTGCAGTATATTCAAGACTTTTTAGCAGGATAATTAAATTTATAGCCTGTTGATGTAAAAAATATCTGCGTCCATCTGTCTTGAAAAGTTTGCTCAAGTCGGCAGAGCCGCCCACGCAACTTTTCGCTGCGTCTATCGGCGGTTAATTACTCTTTATTTGTCCAGGAATATCTTTAAGACCAAATTTTTTGCAGATTGATGACAAATCCAGATAATACATTTTCACCAGAAAGAACTTGAGGCGATTTTAAAACTTCCACCTCTCGTCCTGGACGATATATTTCTACTTCTTGTTGCTTGCGATTAAATAACCAACCTAATCGGCAGCCATTTGCCATATATTCAGTCATTTTAGCTTGAATTTTTGCCAAAGAATCAGATGGTGACATAATCTCAATGACAAAATCTGGACACAAGGGAATAAACCTTTCTCTTTGTTCTTTACTCAAAGCATCCCAACGAGATTTTTCTACCCAAGAAACATCAGGAGAACGGTCAGCACCATTTGGTAAAGTAAATCCAGTAGAAGAATCAAAAACTTCTCCAGCTCGTGTTTGTTCATTCCACAAAGCGACTTGCAGAATTAAATTAACATTACTTCTGCCTGTTTCTCCTCCCGTTGGGGGCATAATAATTAATTCTCCCTGAACATTGCGTTCTAATTTTAAATCTGGATTTTCTGTACATAGGCGGTAAAATTCCTCTCTTGTGAGTTTAATTACAGAATCAAGATTTAATGTTATTGCTGTCATTGTAAGACTACCATTTTTAATCATTGACTGAAAAATTCAAGACAGATAACGCATCTTCATATTAACATTAAAGGGAGTTTACTTAAGGAGTTGGTGCGACATTTACTGATGTTGATTGATTAGCTGCGGCTAATTCTTCTTTTAACATTTTCTGATAAATCTTAGGTAAAGAACTACTGATAGAATTTGTTTCAATTCCATATCCTAAACTTGTCCAAGTCGGAGATAAACGGCGTAAAACATCATTTATTTTGCCTTGACGCAAAAGTTTAGAAATATCCACACCCCAAACTTGATTATCGTTTAACCAACGATAAACTACTACATCTTGAAATTCTGGTTCAAAACTATAAGAAGTCCAAAACACCATTCTCGCTGGGCTGGGATGATATCGGGGTGCGATATTAAACCAAGTAGTATTGATAATTTGATATCTGCCCGCAGCTGTAGAACAATTACCTGTGTTTGGCCCGGTAACGATAGTGACGCAGATTTCTGGGTGACGACTTAAGTCTGTAACTTGTTGTCCACCATACAACAGAGAGTAGGGACGGTTCCCATTAGCTTCGCTGGCGGAAATGGTTCGCATCAAGGCGCGGATATAGGGGTCGCCGCCTTTCATAACTAGCGGTGGTTGATTATCATTAAAGACAGGATCAGAAGGCGATCGCAAGTCTCCAAAGATATACCACTGTAACAAGCATATAAAAGCCAGTAGCGCCGCGATCGGCCCAATTAATTTTTCAACCCCTTTCAATTCAAACTTTTTCAGAATCCGACTCCTCACTTGACTTTCTTCAATACTAACTAATGCAACACTGGTTACATTTCTCACGATTATGGTGTACAAGTTTGAACAATTAACCAGAACGGAGGTTGAGTCAATGCTGGGAATTACACTCAAAGAAACCAGAGTTTACCGAGAAATTAAAGAAGAAGGACGTGAAGAGGGCAGAGAACAAGGGCGTGAAGAAGGTCGAGAACAAGCAACAGTTAATCTGATTCTTCGATTGCTAAGTAACCACGCAAAATTAATTACAGTCATTGCGAGCGAAGCGAAGCAATCCCAGCCCTTGCGATTGCTTCATTTCGCTTCGCTCCATTCGCAATGACTTTGTGTAATTAATTATGTTTAACTACTTAACCAAGCGGTTTGGCGAATTATCGGAAGAAATGCGCTCTAAGATTGCTGGTTTGCCTTTGCCTGTTCTGGAAGAGGTAAGCGAAGCATTGTTAGATTTTACTAATTTGGCTGATTTACAGGCTTGGTTAGACAAGCGATAGATGAAACTCAGGAGCGATCGCCTTTCATGCACTCCAATTCTAAATCCGAACTAAACAACCCAAAAATCCTAGTCGTACAATAAACTAAATAAAGTACGTAACCGATATTTACGTACATTTTTTACGTTTTTGAGGAACTTATGACCGCAACTTCTCCCCGATTAAAGCACGAGGTTAAAGACCTCGCCCTCGCTCCCTTGGGAAGACAGCGCATTGAATGGGCTGGACGGGAAATGCCAGTTTTACGGCAAATCCGCGATCGCTTTGCCCAAGAAAAACCTTTTGCTGGGCTGCGTCTTGTGGCTTGCGCCCACGTCACCACCGAAACAGCACATCTAGCCAT from the Aulosira sp. FACHB-615 genome contains:
- the menH gene encoding 2-succinyl-6-hydroxy-2,4-cyclohexadiene-1-carboxylate synthase codes for the protein MGENYKFHYQLVSHPNKPYIIFLHGFIGQLDEFDEVIQLLGTEFSYLTVDLPGHGKTQVFGEDKYYNIEQTAQALINLLDELHIPKCFLVGYSMGGRLALYLTLYFPERFDKVILESASPGLVTEQERIERIKKDEQIARKLLRCVSKSEFREFLLNWYNQPIFGSIKNHPGFDRMLASRLQNQPLELAKSLRIMGTGSQLSLWHKLEKNTVFLLLLVGHNDDKFININTEMAIKCPFAQLKIISNSAHNIHLENTPEFVQYIQDFLAG
- a CDS encoding Uma2 family endonuclease; translated protein: MTAITLNLDSVIKLTREEFYRLCTENPDLKLERNVQGELIIMPPTGGETGRSNVNLILQVALWNEQTRAGEVFDSSTGFTLPNGADRSPDVSWVEKSRWDALSKEQRERFIPLCPDFVIEIMSPSDSLAKIQAKMTEYMANGCRLGWLFNRKQQEVEIYRPGREVEVLKSPQVLSGENVLSGFVINLQKIWS
- a CDS encoding glycoside hydrolase, whose protein sequence is MGPIAALLAFICLLQWYIFGDLRSPSDPVFNDNQPPLVMKGGDPYIRALMRTISASEANGNRPYSLLYGGQQVTDLSRHPEICVTIVTGPNTGNCSTAAGRYQIINTTWFNIAPRYHPSPARMVFWTSYSFEPEFQDVVVYRWLNDNQVWGVDISKLLRQGKINDVLRRLSPTWTSLGYGIETNSISSSLPKIYQKMLKEELAAANQSTSVNVAPTP